One window from the genome of Acinetobacter sp. LoGeW2-3 encodes:
- the lptF gene encoding LPS export ABC transporter permease LptF → MIIRRYLVKQVVSTSLVVIALLTLIMMGGRLIKYFGVAAQGRLDAGILFSIIGYRLPEFLTLILPLGFFIGLMLVFGRLYVDHEMAVMNGSGVSRNQLARLLIPMTVVFLVIQAFLMLWAAPWGIRQFEALTNEQAVRTGFDLVRPKEFISSGPYTIYAGDLSEDRKNLKDIFFYQRAEGEGKPDVMILAQEATRVEVAGDTANVVDLVNGRRYEIFAGMPKYTQAEFETYRLRLENDKEAKFESAEVEALPTSKLWENRQDPVVASELGWRVFVPFAIIAALMLANALSEVSPRQGRYLKLFPALLIFASLIVALMAVKTRVSKEEMGIWAYPMVLIFYGIAAALFARKQKLAPKIKKQIQRARS, encoded by the coding sequence TTGATTATTCGGCGTTATCTGGTCAAGCAAGTTGTATCAACATCCTTGGTTGTGATTGCCTTATTGACCTTGATCATGATGGGTGGTCGACTGATCAAGTACTTCGGTGTGGCAGCACAAGGACGTCTGGATGCAGGCATCCTATTCAGTATTATTGGTTATCGTCTGCCTGAATTCCTGACCCTGATCTTACCGCTTGGTTTCTTTATTGGTCTGATGCTGGTATTTGGCCGGCTCTATGTTGATCATGAAATGGCAGTCATGAATGGCAGTGGCGTTAGCCGCAACCAGCTGGCACGTTTACTCATTCCGATGACTGTGGTCTTTCTGGTGATTCAGGCCTTCCTGATGCTTTGGGCTGCACCATGGGGGATTCGTCAGTTTGAAGCACTGACCAATGAACAGGCAGTACGGACGGGCTTTGATCTGGTGCGACCGAAAGAATTTATCTCCTCGGGACCCTATACCATCTATGCCGGCGATCTCTCTGAAGACCGTAAAAACCTGAAAGATATTTTCTTCTATCAGCGGGCAGAAGGTGAAGGTAAGCCAGATGTGATGATTCTGGCACAGGAAGCAACTCGAGTAGAAGTAGCAGGGGATACCGCCAATGTGGTGGATCTGGTCAATGGTCGCCGCTATGAAATCTTTGCCGGCATGCCGAAATATACTCAGGCGGAATTTGAGACCTATCGTCTGCGTCTGGAAAATGATAAAGAAGCCAAGTTTGAAAGTGCTGAGGTTGAAGCATTACCAACGTCGAAACTCTGGGAAAATCGTCAGGATCCTGTGGTCGCCAGTGAACTAGGTTGGCGTGTCTTTGTACCATTTGCCATTATTGCAGCGTTGATGCTGGCTAATGCCCTATCTGAAGTGAGTCCACGTCAGGGGCGTTATCTTAAACTCTTCCCGGCACTGTTAATTTTTGCCAGCCTGATCGTGGCCTTGATGGCAGTAAAAACCCGCGTCAGTAAAGAGGAAATGGGAATTTGGGCTTATCCAATGGTCCTGATTTTCTACGGTATTGCTGCGGCTCTATTTGCACGTAAACAGAAGCTGGCGCCGAAAATCAAGAAACAGATTCAACGAGCGAGGTCTTAA
- the lptG gene encoding LPS export ABC transporter permease LptG has protein sequence MLARRIVAKHVTGTTALAMLGATLVLAGLQVLFTYLGELGSLKEGYGAWQALKYVLWGAPNYLYEILPISALIGAVLGLGTLASNSELIVMRSVGVSLWRIVGWVIRSALLLVVLSFALSEWVIPYTNEQAKAVKSYNKPVKIGEVKGYWTREGQRFIYIDYANAKGELKYVQMLDFDEDYRLRGTLKAEQGDFVKDGAWSLQNTQEINILQNGNATLTPHAEQPLALALQPKYVHMVTIDPEDLSPSQLVSFMSYMHEYSQVPKTYELAFWQKVGSPFALIALVVIACSFIFGPLRQQSMGFRLVIALFAGLGFFYLQDFLGYASLVYAPSPAWFVFIPIIIMFAIGGYLLHRAR, from the coding sequence ATGCTGGCACGTCGTATCGTTGCAAAACATGTGACCGGAACTACTGCACTTGCCATGTTGGGTGCAACGCTAGTACTGGCCGGATTACAGGTATTATTTACTTATCTGGGTGAACTGGGTTCCTTAAAAGAAGGCTATGGCGCCTGGCAGGCACTGAAATATGTGCTGTGGGGCGCTCCTAATTATCTTTATGAAATTTTACCGATCTCCGCACTGATTGGTGCGGTCCTTGGCCTAGGAACATTGGCATCCAATAGTGAGCTGATTGTCATGCGTTCGGTGGGGGTTAGCCTATGGCGTATTGTCGGCTGGGTGATCCGTTCAGCATTGCTGCTAGTGGTTTTATCCTTTGCTTTAAGCGAATGGGTGATTCCATATACCAATGAACAGGCCAAAGCAGTCAAAAGTTATAACAAGCCAGTGAAAATTGGTGAAGTGAAAGGTTACTGGACCCGTGAAGGCCAGCGTTTTATCTATATTGATTATGCCAATGCCAAAGGCGAATTGAAGTATGTACAGATGCTGGACTTTGATGAAGATTATCGTCTGCGTGGTACGTTAAAAGCCGAGCAGGGTGATTTCGTCAAAGATGGTGCATGGAGTTTACAGAATACCCAGGAAATAAATATTCTGCAGAATGGTAATGCCACGCTAACGCCACATGCTGAACAGCCACTGGCTTTAGCCTTGCAACCGAAATATGTGCATATGGTGACCATTGACCCGGAAGATCTGTCACCAAGTCAGTTAGTGAGCTTCATGAGCTATATGCATGAATATAGCCAGGTGCCAAAGACCTATGAACTCGCTTTCTGGCAGAAAGTTGGCTCACCATTTGCTCTGATTGCATTAGTAGTCATTGCCTGTTCCTTTATTTTTGGACCACTCCGTCAGCAATCGATGGGCTTCCGTCTGGTGATTGCACTATTTGCAGGTTTAGGCTTCTTCTACCTGCAGGATTTTCTCGGTTATGCAAGCTTAGTCTATGCGCCGTCGCCAGCATGGTTTGTGTTTATACCAATTATCATCATGTTTGCAATTGGTGGTTATCTATTGCATCGCGCACGTTAA
- the gpmI gene encoding 2,3-bisphosphoglycerate-independent phosphoglycerate mutase — MTDATAGKIPHVLVIMDGVGHREAVEDNAFLAAKRPHLTAMQEKHPHGLISGSGEDVGLPDGQMGNSEVGHMNLGAGRVLYQDFTRITKDIRTGDFFNHEVLVDAVEKAKAGNGAVHIMGLLSEGGVHSHEDHIVAMAELALKRGAKVYLHAFLDGRDTPPKSAQPSLEKLDAVFAQYPGQGRIATMIGRYFAMDRDNRWDRVEQAYRLLTEGEAVRTAATAVEGLEQAYAADESDEFVKATRIGEAAAIQDGDSVVFMNFRADRARELTRAFVEKDFAGFERKVVPNLAKYVMLTRYQATIDAPVAYMPETLVNSIGEYLSGLGKTQLRIAETEKYAHVTFFFSGGREDEYPGEKRILIPSPNVATYDLKPEMSAYEVTDELVAAINSGEFDLLVVNYANGDMVGHTGVFDAAVKAVEAVDTCLGRVYEAVMAQKGHMIITADHGNVEQMQDYQSGQVHTQHTTELVPFIYVGPTSATIADGGVLADVAPTLLSLMQLPVPVEMQGRNLIELNAS, encoded by the coding sequence ATGACGGATGCAACTGCTGGCAAAATCCCTCACGTATTGGTAATTATGGATGGTGTGGGTCATCGCGAAGCGGTCGAAGACAATGCGTTTTTAGCGGCTAAACGACCTCATTTAACTGCTATGCAGGAAAAGCATCCGCATGGTTTGATCTCTGGTTCGGGTGAAGATGTTGGTCTGCCTGACGGTCAGATGGGGAACTCTGAAGTTGGTCACATGAACTTGGGTGCTGGCCGCGTGCTATACCAAGATTTCACCCGTATTACCAAAGATATCCGCACAGGCGATTTCTTTAATCATGAAGTATTGGTAGATGCCGTAGAAAAAGCCAAAGCAGGCAATGGTGCCGTACACATCATGGGCCTATTGTCTGAAGGCGGTGTGCATTCACACGAAGATCACATCGTTGCGATGGCTGAACTGGCGCTAAAACGTGGTGCTAAAGTTTATCTGCATGCTTTCCTAGATGGTCGTGATACACCACCGAAAAGTGCACAGCCTTCATTAGAAAAATTAGATGCTGTTTTTGCTCAATATCCAGGCCAGGGCCGTATCGCAACCATGATTGGTCGTTACTTTGCCATGGATCGTGACAATCGTTGGGATCGTGTTGAACAGGCGTATCGTTTATTGACTGAAGGCGAAGCGGTACGTACTGCAGCGACTGCAGTTGAAGGTCTGGAACAGGCTTATGCAGCAGATGAGTCGGATGAATTCGTAAAAGCAACCCGTATCGGTGAAGCTGCTGCGATTCAGGATGGCGACAGTGTTGTATTCATGAACTTCCGTGCAGACCGTGCGCGTGAACTGACTCGTGCTTTTGTTGAAAAAGACTTTGCAGGTTTTGAACGTAAAGTTGTGCCAAATCTGGCGAAATATGTCATGTTGACTCGTTACCAGGCAACAATTGATGCACCTGTGGCGTATATGCCAGAAACACTGGTGAACTCGATTGGTGAATACTTGTCAGGCTTGGGTAAAACCCAGTTGCGTATTGCTGAAACTGAAAAATATGCACACGTGACCTTCTTCTTTAGTGGCGGCCGTGAAGATGAATATCCAGGTGAAAAACGTATCCTGATTCCATCTCCAAATGTGGCGACTTATGATCTAAAACCAGAAATGAGTGCATACGAAGTAACTGATGAGCTGGTAGCAGCGATTAACTCAGGTGAGTTTGACCTGTTAGTTGTGAACTATGCCAATGGTGACATGGTTGGCCATACTGGCGTATTTGATGCAGCAGTAAAAGCAGTTGAAGCGGTAGATACTTGCTTAGGCCGTGTTTATGAAGCAGTAATGGCGCAAAAAGGCCATATGATTATTACTGCAGACCATGGTAATGTTGAGCAGATGCAGGATTATCAAAGTGGTCAGGTACATACTCAACATACCACTGAATTGGTTCCGTTTATTTATGTCGGCCCAACTTCTGCAACGATTGCGGATGGTGGGGTACTGGCGGATGTGGCACCAACGCTGTTGAGCCTAATGCAGCTTCCGGTTCCGGTAGAAATGCAAGGCCGTAACTTAATTGAACTGAACGCTTCATAA
- a CDS encoding S41 family peptidase, with amino-acid sequence MARSQRKSVVFTSLLMCLSHSAWSAGPQGPAFDDMVMDQQTYSEIPVSSIQEFVQIYGIVKENYIQDKNDDALFQQAIRGLVGGLDRYSRYLSPEDFKQLRQYTEGVLASIDFDLKYNPQLKQWVIQGLSNDADSARQGLRNGVTVFKIDDQELSSLNHEQVRQLLSGAIGSTLSIQLSPQSQVFNLVRNTKVETEIRSQLHHNQVLVLQVKVFQQDTANEIKRIIESYSGSRLKAVLFDLRNNPGGLLSAAVESADLFLNQGIIVSTKSRTEGDQQFQALPGFEFQNLKIGILINNRSASAAEVFTAALKEHKRAWVVGEKSYGKGVVQKLFPLSNGAALQMTVSQYFSPSGQRIEGFGVQPHLSYPLGVEMREESYLDHVTELLLLQK; translated from the coding sequence ATGGCAAGATCACAGCGGAAGTCAGTTGTATTCACGAGCTTACTGATGTGTTTGAGCCATTCAGCATGGAGTGCTGGGCCTCAGGGTCCAGCATTCGATGATATGGTCATGGACCAGCAAACCTATAGCGAAATTCCTGTCTCCTCGATTCAGGAATTCGTGCAGATTTATGGCATTGTCAAAGAGAATTATATTCAAGATAAAAATGACGATGCATTATTCCAACAGGCAATTCGTGGCCTGGTCGGCGGCTTAGACCGCTATTCCCGTTATCTTTCTCCAGAAGACTTCAAACAGCTACGTCAGTACACTGAAGGTGTCTTGGCCAGTATCGACTTTGACCTGAAATATAATCCGCAACTTAAACAGTGGGTGATTCAGGGTTTAAGTAACGATGCTGACTCAGCTCGGCAAGGTCTGCGTAATGGGGTGACTGTATTCAAAATTGATGATCAGGAGCTGAGTTCACTCAATCATGAACAGGTCCGTCAGTTACTCAGTGGAGCTATTGGTTCTACCTTGAGTATACAGCTATCACCACAAAGTCAGGTGTTTAATCTGGTACGTAATACCAAGGTGGAGACCGAAATCAGGTCTCAGCTGCATCATAATCAGGTGCTGGTATTACAGGTCAAAGTCTTTCAGCAGGATACGGCTAATGAGATCAAACGGATTATTGAGAGTTATTCTGGCTCACGTTTAAAAGCGGTGCTATTTGACCTGCGTAATAATCCGGGCGGCCTGCTCTCTGCAGCCGTTGAATCAGCAGATCTATTCCTGAACCAAGGTATTATTGTTTCGACCAAAAGCCGGACAGAAGGCGACCAGCAGTTTCAGGCATTACCAGGCTTTGAATTTCAGAATTTGAAGATCGGCATCTTGATCAATAACCGTTCTGCCTCCGCAGCCGAAGTCTTTACCGCTGCCTTGAAGGAGCATAAACGTGCCTGGGTCGTGGGTGAAAAGAGCTATGGTAAAGGTGTAGTGCAGAAACTGTTTCCTTTAAGCAATGGTGCTGCCTTACAGATGACTGTATCCCAATATTTCAGCCCGAGCGGTCAGCGTATTGAAGGCTTTGGTGTGCAGCCACATCTCAGCTATCCACTTGGAGTTGAGATGAGGGAAGAAAGTTATCTGGATCACGTCACTGAATTATTGCTTTTACAAAAATAA
- a CDS encoding sigma-54-dependent transcriptional regulator, which produces MVEQQPLVLLVDDEEDLCTLMQMSLMRMGIRTHIAHRLEDAKKRLADYQYDACLTDLNLPDGNGLQLLEFISEHHPSLPVAVLTAYGNMDIAIAALKAGAFDFVSKPINQKHLEQLLQKALNKPVDYQSSQQDTLEYKMLIGQSKPIQQLRTTLHKIARSQAPVFITGESGTGKEVVANLVHRLSNRSEGPFIAINCGAIPAELMESELFGHKKGSFTGATQDKQGLIQSAHGGSLFLDEIAELPLSMQVKLLRAVQEKRIRPLGSDTEIDVDFRVISASHQDLEAQVQQGKFRQDLFFRIHVMDLVLPPLRERGHDILLLAEHFIQKICQEWQIPVKRLTERSKEQLLAQYYPGNVRELRNIIERAITLSDEDMIDIQHLQTAPLRQSFITSEITSNSVPESNHNTDTFMVPKKLPEEGLELYIEKIEKEILLNALNQTHWNRTLAAKKLGMSFRSLRYRLKKFGLDTDEEE; this is translated from the coding sequence ATTGTGGAACAACAACCACTGGTACTGTTGGTCGATGATGAAGAGGATCTCTGCACACTGATGCAGATGTCACTGATGCGTATGGGAATCCGCACGCATATCGCCCACCGTCTGGAGGATGCCAAAAAACGTCTAGCAGATTATCAGTATGATGCCTGTCTGACCGACCTGAATCTGCCTGATGGTAATGGCTTGCAGTTACTGGAGTTTATCAGTGAACATCATCCTTCCCTACCGGTCGCTGTCTTAACTGCCTATGGCAATATGGATATTGCCATTGCTGCACTCAAAGCAGGTGCCTTTGATTTTGTCAGCAAGCCAATCAATCAGAAACATCTGGAACAGTTACTACAAAAGGCACTGAATAAGCCTGTTGATTACCAATCCAGTCAGCAAGATACCCTAGAATATAAAATGCTGATTGGCCAATCCAAGCCGATTCAGCAGCTGCGCACAACCTTACATAAAATTGCCCGCTCCCAAGCCCCCGTGTTTATTACCGGTGAATCTGGTACGGGTAAGGAAGTGGTGGCGAATCTGGTCCATCGCCTGAGTAACCGTAGTGAAGGTCCCTTTATTGCCATTAACTGTGGTGCTATTCCAGCTGAACTGATGGAAAGTGAGCTGTTCGGGCATAAGAAAGGCAGTTTTACTGGTGCAACGCAGGACAAACAGGGTCTAATCCAGTCTGCACATGGTGGCAGCCTATTCTTGGATGAAATTGCTGAACTACCACTGAGTATGCAGGTGAAACTGCTACGCGCAGTACAGGAAAAACGGATTCGTCCACTGGGGTCAGATACAGAAATTGATGTCGATTTTCGTGTGATCAGTGCCAGTCATCAGGATCTGGAAGCACAGGTCCAGCAAGGGAAATTCCGTCAGGATCTGTTCTTCCGGATTCATGTCATGGATCTGGTACTGCCACCACTGCGTGAGCGTGGTCATGATATTCTACTGCTGGCTGAACACTTCATTCAGAAGATTTGTCAGGAATGGCAAATTCCAGTGAAACGCCTGACTGAACGTAGTAAGGAGCAGTTACTGGCTCAATACTATCCTGGGAATGTCCGTGAACTGCGTAATATCATTGAACGGGCGATTACTCTTAGCGATGAAGATATGATTGATATTCAGCATCTGCAAACGGCACCTTTACGTCAGAGTTTCATAACTTCAGAAATTACATCCAATTCAGTTCCCGAATCAAATCATAATACTGACACTTTTATGGTGCCGAAAAAACTGCCTGAAGAAGGGCTTGAACTGTATATCGAGAAGATCGAGAAAGAAATTTTGCTGAATGCCCTGAATCAGACCCATTGGAACCGGACTTTAGCTGCAAAAAAACTCGGCATGTCTTTCCGCTCACTACGTTATCGTCTGAAGAAATTTGGGCTCGATACCGATGAAGAAGAATAA
- a CDS encoding sensor histidine kinase, giving the protein MSQQSSYSELNQYLLGTWYAAYRLIISTGLLLIFLLTYPEHSIDLEYPKLYHYVLSCFIAIALVQLFVLKYFKKFVQKQLTGIFIVDVCALSLLTLATNGTNLQLSMLFVITIFAASILLNAQKALVITLIAVISVIYQHFITSLLTLSSLGNIGNSAILAFMFFVVYGIGQIAVRRFQILENVNFSQSMELYRLQNINRYILEQIETGYLVLDENCHVVLSNPAACHLLGIQQMYAHDKFPLYQSQPDLFELIRFENLENGERFQFESQQSRFNIHVQVQKLIVPHQTLMLLVLQDARKINQEVQQLKLAALGQLSASIAHEIRNPLAAIVQANDLLPGSEQEQQQVLHGMISKQATRINRIIEDTLNMVKNKETHPVPIQLNEFIPQCIHEDLADIAEQIKLNIDMRLDIQFDEAQLRQVLVNLLRNAVRHNDPAVGYVELKVHPYEHKVWIDIRDFGQGIAPADQSLLFKPFFSTSINGTGLGLYLSHSFCEANQAQLNYIQQEQGACFRISCQRITV; this is encoded by the coding sequence ATGTCGCAGCAATCTTCTTATTCAGAGCTTAATCAATACCTGCTGGGCACCTGGTATGCGGCATACCGCCTGATCATCAGTACTGGATTACTGCTGATTTTTCTGCTCACTTATCCTGAGCACAGCATCGATTTAGAATATCCCAAGCTGTATCATTATGTGCTGAGCTGTTTTATTGCCATTGCGCTGGTACAGCTCTTTGTTCTGAAATATTTTAAGAAATTTGTGCAGAAGCAGCTGACCGGTATTTTTATTGTCGATGTCTGTGCACTCAGTCTGCTGACCTTGGCCACAAATGGCACCAATCTGCAGCTGAGCATGCTGTTCGTGATTACCATATTTGCTGCCTCAATCCTGTTGAATGCGCAAAAAGCGTTGGTAATTACCCTAATCGCTGTAATTAGCGTAATTTACCAGCATTTCATCACCAGTCTGCTTACTCTTTCCTCTTTAGGAAATATTGGTAATAGTGCAATTCTCGCCTTTATGTTTTTTGTGGTTTATGGCATCGGGCAGATTGCGGTACGACGCTTCCAGATCCTGGAGAATGTCAATTTTTCTCAGTCGATGGAACTATATCGGCTGCAGAATATTAACCGCTATATTCTGGAACAGATTGAAACCGGCTATCTGGTGCTGGATGAAAATTGCCATGTGGTGCTGAGCAATCCAGCTGCCTGTCACCTGCTCGGCATCCAGCAAATGTATGCGCATGACAAGTTTCCACTATATCAGTCACAACCAGACCTGTTTGAGCTGATCCGCTTTGAAAATCTGGAAAATGGTGAGCGTTTCCAGTTTGAATCGCAGCAAAGCCGCTTCAATATTCATGTCCAGGTGCAAAAACTGATTGTGCCGCATCAGACGCTGATGCTACTGGTATTACAGGATGCACGAAAAATCAATCAAGAAGTACAGCAACTCAAATTAGCCGCACTGGGGCAGCTATCAGCCAGTATTGCACATGAAATCCGCAATCCGCTGGCTGCCATTGTGCAGGCCAATGACCTGTTACCCGGTTCTGAACAGGAACAGCAGCAAGTCCTGCATGGCATGATCAGCAAACAGGCCACCCGAATTAACCGGATTATTGAAGACACGCTGAATATGGTGAAAAATAAAGAAACTCACCCGGTGCCTATTCAGCTAAATGAATTTATTCCGCAATGTATTCATGAGGACTTGGCAGATATTGCTGAGCAGATTAAGCTGAATATTGATATGCGACTGGATATCCAGTTTGATGAAGCGCAACTACGTCAAGTATTAGTTAATTTATTACGTAATGCCGTGCGGCATAACGATCCAGCCGTAGGCTATGTAGAATTAAAAGTTCATCCTTATGAACATAAGGTCTGGATTGATATCCGGGATTTTGGTCAGGGCATTGCACCTGCCGATCAGAGCCTGCTGTTCAAGCCATTTTTCAGTACCTCCATCAATGGTACTGGGCTAGGGCTTTATTTATCACACAGTTTCTGTGAGGCCAACCAGGCCCAGCTGAACTATATACAACAAGAACAGGGCGCCTGCTTTCGGATTAGCTGCCAGCGCATCACTGTTTAA
- a CDS encoding response regulator produces the protein MITVLVVDDHELVRTGICRMLEDHTDVQVIGQAESGEEAITLVRQHHPNVVLLDVNMPGIGGVETTRRLLQTAPDTKVVAVSGLAEEPYPSLLLKAGAKGYITKGAPVTEMVRAINKVMQGGKYFSADIAEQLASSYLSDTQQSPFDSLSEREMQVAMMVVNCISAQEIADKLFVSVKTVNTYRYRIFEKLNIDSDVKLTHLAMRYGLIKP, from the coding sequence GTGATCACAGTTTTAGTTGTAGATGACCATGAATTGGTGCGTACTGGCATCTGTAGAATGCTTGAAGACCACACTGATGTTCAGGTTATTGGACAAGCTGAATCTGGTGAAGAAGCGATTACTCTGGTGCGTCAGCATCATCCGAATGTGGTTCTTCTCGATGTCAATATGCCGGGTATCGGTGGTGTAGAAACTACACGTCGTTTATTACAGACTGCACCCGATACCAAAGTCGTTGCTGTCAGTGGCCTAGCTGAAGAACCTTATCCTTCCTTATTGCTTAAAGCCGGCGCCAAAGGCTATATCACCAAGGGGGCACCCGTGACCGAGATGGTACGTGCCATTAATAAGGTGATGCAGGGCGGTAAATATTTCAGTGCAGATATTGCTGAACAGTTGGCAAGTTCCTATCTGTCTGACACCCAGCAATCCCCATTTGATTCGCTGTCTGAACGGGAAATGCAGGTCGCCATGATGGTGGTGAACTGTATCAGCGCCCAAGAAATTGCCGATAAACTGTTTGTCAGTGTCAAAACCGTTAATACCTACCGTTATCGAATCTTTGAAAAACTCAATATCGACAGTGATGTGAAACTGACTCATCTGGCAATGCGCTATGGTCTAATAAAGCCTTAA
- a CDS encoding serine hydrolase, translating to MKKTHKSLMHVLGLSMAVSMSTTTSFAEIIMNSSAAAPQSSLSWSSEQANQFLSDGSDADDEPSPLGSTTVTTSIRSSNGQAVQEPAKTVQILDTKTYGTQPSVNARSALVMDAQTGEVLYSKNSNTAVPIASITKLMTAVVISDARLNMNEKITLQQGDFSCAGCKSSSSTLRVGDTMNRAEALLFALMKSENPAAAALARTYPGGRAAFIAKMNAKAKALGMNSTHYMESTGLHPGNKSSARDLGILVNTASQYGLIRQFSTTASYDFNLGYRVLKSNNTNALVRNGGWNINISKTGFINEAGRCVVMHTTLNNRPVVVVLLGADSSAARTNDATRLMTWVSSLPKQRV from the coding sequence GTGAAGAAAACACATAAGTCTTTGATGCATGTACTGGGTCTGTCGATGGCAGTCAGCATGAGTACGACGACGAGTTTTGCTGAAATTATCATGAATTCGTCAGCAGCGGCCCCTCAGTCTAGTCTGAGCTGGTCTTCTGAACAGGCCAACCAGTTTTTGAGTGATGGATCCGATGCCGATGATGAGCCTTCTCCACTTGGTTCAACCACGGTAACGACCAGCATTCGTAGCTCTAATGGTCAAGCAGTACAAGAACCTGCCAAAACCGTACAGATTCTGGACACCAAGACCTATGGTACACAGCCATCTGTCAATGCACGTTCAGCGTTGGTGATGGATGCCCAGACTGGTGAGGTGCTGTATAGCAAAAACAGCAATACCGCTGTACCGATTGCGTCAATTACCAAACTGATGACCGCTGTGGTGATTTCTGATGCACGTTTAAATATGAATGAAAAAATCACACTCCAACAGGGTGATTTTTCATGTGCAGGTTGTAAGAGCTCGAGCTCGACCTTGCGTGTCGGCGATACGATGAATCGTGCAGAAGCCTTATTATTTGCGTTGATGAAATCCGAAAACCCGGCTGCAGCAGCATTGGCACGTACCTATCCAGGTGGCCGAGCAGCTTTTATTGCAAAAATGAATGCCAAAGCCAAAGCACTCGGTATGAATTCTACCCATTATATGGAATCGACTGGTCTGCATCCTGGTAATAAGTCATCTGCACGTGACCTCGGGATTCTAGTGAATACCGCTTCACAATATGGCTTGATCCGTCAGTTTTCAACTACTGCAAGTTATGACTTTAACTTGGGCTACCGTGTGTTGAAATCGAATAATACCAATGCGCTAGTGCGTAATGGGGGTTGGAATATCAATATTTCTAAAACCGGTTTTATTAATGAAGCAGGGCGCTGTGTGGTCATGCATACCACACTGAATAACCGTCCAGTGGTGGTGGTATTGCTGGGCGCTGATTCATCGGCTGCACGTACCAATGATGCAACCCGCTTGATGACTTGGGTATCGAGTTTGCCGAAACAACGTGTTTAA